The following are from one region of the Hydrogenophaga sp. BPS33 genome:
- a CDS encoding nuclear transport factor 2 family protein, whose amino-acid sequence MEPHTGLQQAIEAADDERFRAKIACDWPALERLFADELVYVHVNGRSDSKASLLESLRSRRVHYLAARRHGTQVRSVGGLALMSGRLELDFALAGEQRTSDCVYVSVWCEKDGAWQMLHWHSTSSTAAAKT is encoded by the coding sequence ATGGAGCCGCACACCGGACTGCAGCAGGCCATCGAGGCTGCGGACGACGAGCGCTTTCGCGCCAAGATCGCCTGCGACTGGCCAGCGCTCGAACGCCTGTTCGCCGACGAGCTGGTCTACGTGCACGTCAACGGCCGTTCCGACTCGAAGGCCTCGTTGCTGGAGAGCCTGCGCTCGCGCCGCGTGCACTACCTGGCCGCGCGCCGGCACGGCACGCAGGTGCGCTCGGTAGGGGGCCTGGCCCTCATGAGCGGGCGGCTCGAACTCGACTTCGCGCTGGCCGGCGAGCAGCGCACCAGCGACTGCGTGTACGTCAGCGTGTGGTGCGAGAAGGACGGCGCGTGGCAAATGCTCCATTGGCATTCCACATCGTCGACTGCGGCTGCAAAGACTTGA
- a CDS encoding Bug family tripartite tricarboxylate transporter substrate binding protein: protein MKTVRCLGVVLAWVFVAGLAPAAAQDFPSRPITLVFPGAAGGEPDRIARLVGEKLREKWGQPVVNENRPGAGGNIGAEFVAKAPADGHTLLFTGVGTLAISKAIYPKLGYDPDTLVPVSTVVATPLVIVAHNDVPARTLAELIAYANANPDKLNFGSAGNGTTTHLAGELFESMAKVKMVHVPYKGLAPALTDLVGKRLELLFMDIGSALPQIRAGKVRALAVTSAERSPLLPEVPAAAEAVPGYAASFAFTVVAPAGTPPAIVERLSSTIAEGMKQPAVAKSLLENGTVVVGSTPAQAAATLSQERERMGAIVRALGIKIE from the coding sequence ATGAAGACCGTTCGTTGCTTAGGTGTGGTGTTGGCATGGGTGTTCGTCGCAGGCCTCGCGCCTGCCGCTGCGCAAGACTTCCCCTCCCGCCCGATCACGCTGGTGTTTCCAGGCGCGGCCGGCGGCGAGCCCGACCGCATCGCGCGCCTGGTGGGCGAGAAGCTGCGCGAAAAATGGGGCCAGCCGGTGGTCAATGAAAACCGGCCGGGCGCGGGCGGCAACATCGGCGCGGAGTTCGTTGCCAAGGCCCCGGCCGATGGCCACACCTTGTTGTTCACGGGCGTGGGCACCTTGGCCATCAGCAAGGCCATTTACCCCAAGCTGGGCTACGACCCCGACACCCTCGTGCCGGTGTCGACCGTCGTGGCCACGCCGCTGGTCATCGTGGCCCACAACGACGTGCCGGCGCGAACCCTGGCCGAGCTGATCGCGTATGCCAACGCGAACCCGGACAAGCTCAACTTCGGCTCGGCTGGCAACGGCACCACCACGCACCTGGCGGGCGAGCTGTTCGAGTCCATGGCCAAGGTGAAGATGGTGCACGTGCCCTACAAGGGGCTCGCCCCTGCGCTCACGGACCTGGTGGGCAAACGGTTGGAACTGCTGTTCATGGACATCGGATCGGCGCTGCCGCAGATCCGGGCGGGCAAGGTGCGGGCGCTGGCGGTCACCTCGGCCGAGCGCAGCCCGTTGTTGCCCGAGGTGCCCGCCGCGGCCGAGGCCGTGCCGGGTTATGCAGCGTCATTCGCGTTCACGGTGGTGGCACCGGCGGGCACGCCCCCGGCCATCGTGGAGCGGCTCTCTTCAACCATCGCCGAAGGCATGAAACAGCCGGCGGTGGCCAAGAGCCTGCTGGAGAACGGCACCGTGGTCGTGGGCTCGACGCCCGCCCAGGCAGCCGCCACGCTGTCGCAGGAGCGCGAGCGCATGGGCGCGATCGTGCGCGCCCTGGGGATCAAGATCGAATGA
- a CDS encoding amidohydrolase family protein, producing MKGSPSRGSKGPAPPARDAVPPPSAEGAQERGEAAQRRRGEIVDSQVHVWAVDTPQRPWIPGTASMAGRPHYGIDELTRDMAEAGVDAAVLVPPGAWEGYWNDLVLDAAVRWPTRFAAMVNIDPVAPDTARTLGALLSSPGARGLRLGLSQGARREAFARGELGWLWGLLEERRTPTAIFVPGLLDAAEAVARAHPKLPLALCHLSMNLRHLNPDVDAVIDRLVRLADCPNVSVKVSAVPLQSAMPYPFEDMHAPLERVLRAFGAERLFWGSDHTRLADHAENGANYAQSRRLFTEALPFLSGRERDAVMGGSLCRWLDWPQAGAATRSEA from the coding sequence ATGAAGGGCAGCCCATCCAGAGGCAGCAAGGGTCCGGCTCCGCCGGCCCGAGATGCCGTCCCCCCTCCAAGCGCCGAAGGCGCGCAAGAGAGGGGGGAAGCCGCGCAGCGGCGCAGGGGGGAGATCGTTGACTCGCAGGTGCACGTGTGGGCCGTGGACACGCCGCAGCGTCCCTGGATTCCCGGGACTGCGTCGATGGCGGGCCGACCCCACTACGGCATCGACGAACTCACGCGCGACATGGCCGAGGCGGGCGTGGATGCGGCGGTGCTGGTGCCGCCGGGCGCGTGGGAAGGTTACTGGAACGACCTGGTGCTCGACGCGGCGGTGCGCTGGCCCACGCGCTTTGCCGCCATGGTCAACATCGACCCGGTCGCCCCCGACACGGCACGCACGCTGGGCGCGCTGCTGTCCTCGCCCGGCGCGCGCGGTTTGCGCCTGGGCCTGTCGCAAGGCGCACGCCGCGAGGCGTTCGCGCGCGGCGAACTGGGCTGGCTCTGGGGCCTGCTCGAAGAGCGCCGCACACCCACGGCGATCTTCGTGCCGGGCTTGCTCGACGCCGCAGAAGCCGTGGCGCGCGCCCACCCGAAGCTGCCACTGGCCCTGTGCCATCTGTCGATGAACCTGCGCCACCTCAACCCGGATGTCGATGCCGTGATCGATCGGCTGGTGCGCCTGGCCGATTGCCCCAACGTGTCGGTGAAAGTGAGTGCCGTGCCACTGCAGAGCGCCATGCCCTATCCCTTCGAGGACATGCACGCGCCCCTCGAACGCGTGTTGCGCGCCTTCGGCGCCGAACGCCTGTTCTGGGGCAGCGACCACACACGCCTGGCGGACCACGCAGAGAACGGGGCCAACTACGCGCAGTCGCGGCGGCTCTTCACCGAGGCGCTGCCGTTCCTCAGCGGCCGGGAGCGCGACGCGGTGATGGGCGGGTCGCTGTGCCGCTGGCTCGATTGGCCGCAGGCCGGCGCGGCCACACGATCGGAGGCCTGA
- a CDS encoding amidohydrolase family protein, translating to MPPPFLADACGEVPMLDVVAYNTERHRRIGYLERFAGYFRQLGFTVEEHGQLAQADAASSRALIERVGTREGWLADPEAHLRAAGCALTLVVGEDLPPGFGVVPPDPLRMLERYAQLHHDVRLFVGVDPHTPASLARALECLGHPRAAGLAFSPYLACVPISDAAWTPTLRAAHERQIPVWLHACAHFRADVPYDIEHPRHADAVLSRFPALRLVLGHAGWPWTADACVIALRHPTTALEFATFPPSVLKDPGWSLTPLLAHRAALRGRVFFGSGATSSPGRFMRLVAQLDELELGQDLALWRGQGLANWLTGDGA from the coding sequence ATGCCGCCCCCCTTCCTGGCCGATGCCTGTGGCGAAGTGCCCATGCTGGACGTGGTGGCCTACAACACCGAACGCCACCGGCGCATCGGCTACCTCGAGCGTTTCGCCGGCTACTTTCGGCAGTTGGGTTTCACGGTCGAAGAGCACGGGCAGCTGGCGCAAGCCGATGCCGCCAGCAGCCGCGCGCTGATCGAACGCGTGGGCACGCGCGAAGGTTGGCTGGCCGATCCCGAGGCGCATCTTCGCGCGGCCGGTTGTGCGCTCACACTCGTGGTGGGCGAAGACCTGCCGCCTGGTTTCGGCGTCGTCCCACCCGATCCGCTCCGAATGCTGGAGCGCTACGCACAGCTGCACCACGACGTGCGGCTGTTCGTGGGTGTCGATCCGCACACCCCGGCCTCGCTCGCCCGCGCGCTGGAATGCCTGGGGCATCCGCGTGCGGCCGGGCTGGCGTTCTCGCCGTACCTGGCGTGCGTGCCGATCAGCGACGCGGCGTGGACACCCACGCTGCGCGCGGCCCACGAGCGCCAGATCCCGGTGTGGCTGCACGCGTGCGCGCATTTCCGCGCCGACGTGCCCTACGACATCGAACACCCGCGCCATGCCGATGCGGTGCTGTCGCGGTTCCCGGCGCTGCGTCTCGTGCTCGGACACGCGGGCTGGCCCTGGACCGCGGACGCCTGCGTGATCGCCCTGCGGCACCCCACCACGGCATTGGAGTTCGCGACCTTTCCGCCGTCGGTCTTGAAGGACCCGGGCTGGTCGCTCACGCCCTTGCTCGCCCACCGCGCCGCGCTGCGCGGGCGCGTGTTCTTCGGCAGCGGGGCCACTTCGTCGCCTGGGCGCTTCATGCGCCTCGTCGCGCAGCTCGACGAACTCGAACTCGGCCAGGACCTCGCGCTGTGGCGCGGCCAGGGCCTGGCGAATTGGTTGACAGGAGACGGCGCATGA
- a CDS encoding AMP-binding protein, translated as MKTTVDPVTSPFEGAQHHLRADHLGALLLERVALQPTDTALRMVDGEDWTWSRLAEEVGAIQAGLARMGLEPGDSVALMCENAPRMVAALCAVTAAGLVAVPVNTAQVGAGLAFVLEHSGASVLIADAPYLERCASLGLSLPGNRCIATEADAPSWRQAFGREAAPMAHGSTADTAMVMYTSGTTGVPKGVMLDHGCVLTGAHAAAAVMLEATPQTVIHTCLPLFHCAAQQLGLWPALLSGAQLVLARRFSASGFWPQIQRYRANAFHFVGPMTSVLWKAPPSSLDRRHGARIAVGGGPRIAWRAFEERFGVQFVECYGMTETFGGCVAHRPGRNRAGSVGKAMGHVEVEVRNEAGTAVSAGTVGEIAIRARVPHALFQGYFQRADLTAEAVRGGWYHTGDLGAMDADGYLTYHSRARDLIRRRGENVSAIAVEEAINACDGVLECGVVGVPSALGEEDILAVLVPDPSKPRPTWPELLDAMRTRLPAFALPRYLCFAEELPKTVTGRLQRHLLRPMAAQAFDLHERA; from the coding sequence ATGAAGACCACCGTAGACCCCGTCACGTCGCCTTTCGAGGGCGCGCAACACCATCTGCGCGCCGATCACCTCGGCGCTCTGCTGTTGGAGCGCGTGGCGCTACAACCCACCGACACCGCACTGCGCATGGTGGACGGGGAGGATTGGACCTGGTCGCGCCTGGCCGAAGAAGTCGGCGCTATCCAGGCCGGCCTGGCGCGCATGGGCCTGGAGCCCGGCGACAGCGTGGCGCTCATGTGCGAGAACGCGCCGCGCATGGTGGCGGCGTTGTGTGCGGTCACTGCGGCCGGCCTGGTGGCGGTGCCGGTGAACACGGCCCAGGTCGGTGCGGGCCTGGCGTTCGTGCTCGAACACAGCGGCGCGTCCGTGCTGATCGCGGACGCGCCGTATCTGGAGCGCTGCGCGTCGCTTGGCCTTTCGCTGCCGGGCAACCGCTGCATTGCCACCGAGGCCGACGCGCCCAGTTGGCGGCAGGCCTTCGGCCGCGAGGCTGCGCCCATGGCGCACGGCAGTACCGCCGACACGGCGATGGTGATGTACACCTCCGGCACCACCGGCGTGCCCAAGGGCGTGATGCTCGACCACGGATGCGTGCTGACGGGCGCGCACGCGGCCGCCGCCGTGATGCTTGAAGCCACGCCACAAACGGTGATCCACACCTGCCTGCCGCTGTTTCACTGCGCCGCGCAGCAACTGGGCCTGTGGCCAGCGCTGCTGTCGGGCGCACAGCTGGTGCTGGCGCGGCGCTTCTCCGCCTCGGGCTTCTGGCCGCAGATCCAGCGCTACCGCGCGAACGCGTTTCACTTCGTCGGCCCCATGACCTCGGTGCTGTGGAAAGCGCCGCCCTCGTCGCTGGACCGGCGGCATGGCGCACGCATCGCGGTGGGGGGCGGGCCGCGCATCGCCTGGCGCGCCTTCGAAGAGCGCTTCGGCGTTCAGTTCGTCGAGTGTTATGGCATGACGGAAACGTTTGGCGGCTGTGTGGCGCACCGACCGGGGCGCAACCGCGCGGGCAGCGTCGGCAAGGCCATGGGCCATGTCGAGGTGGAGGTGCGCAACGAGGCGGGCACTGCGGTCAGCGCTGGAACTGTGGGAGAGATCGCGATCCGTGCGCGCGTGCCGCACGCGCTGTTCCAGGGCTACTTCCAGCGCGCGGACCTCACGGCCGAGGCGGTGCGCGGCGGCTGGTATCACACCGGAGACCTGGGGGCGATGGACGCCGACGGCTATCTCACCTACCACTCGCGCGCGCGCGATCTCATCCGCCGGCGTGGCGAGAACGTGAGTGCGATCGCGGTGGAAGAAGCCATCAACGCCTGTGACGGCGTCCTGGAATGCGGCGTGGTGGGCGTGCCTTCGGCGTTGGGCGAAGAAGACATCCTGGCGGTGTTGGTGCCCGACCCTTCGAAGCCCAGGCCGACCTGGCCCGAATTGCTCGACGCGATGCGCACGCGACTGCCCGCCTTTGCATTGCCGCGTTACCTGTGCTTCGCCGAGGAACTGCCCAAGACGGTCACCGGGCGCTTGCAGCGGCACTTGCTGCGGCCGATGGCGGCGCAGGCCTTCGACCTCCATGAGCGAGCATGA
- a CDS encoding LysR substrate-binding domain-containing protein: MAIRNLDIELLRTYVAVVDGESFAAAAEAVSRTQSAVTQQMQRLEGFVGKPLFKRVGRSKQPTVDGLQVLSYARRLLALNDEACAVFAGTELTGEVRLGSPHDVTETILPNLLSHVSTAFPGLRVAIHVGRSPQLLESLRRGEIDMTIAAAQAPDLQGLTLRTSPIVWMCAPSYRHDATQPLPLIVADEISFFRQLAIEHLDRANVPWRITYTSPTMVGVRAAVRAGLGVTARSVEMLGHDLRMLGDEAALPRLPDVSFRLYVGSHTTNPLVPQLFDSLINRSL, encoded by the coding sequence GTGGCAATCCGCAATCTCGATATCGAGCTGCTCAGAACCTATGTGGCGGTGGTGGACGGCGAATCGTTCGCGGCCGCCGCAGAAGCGGTATCGCGCACCCAATCGGCCGTCACGCAGCAAATGCAACGGCTGGAAGGGTTTGTGGGCAAGCCCTTGTTCAAGCGCGTAGGGCGCAGCAAACAGCCCACCGTAGACGGCCTGCAGGTGCTCAGTTACGCGCGGCGTCTGCTGGCGCTGAACGACGAAGCCTGCGCCGTTTTCGCGGGGACGGAGCTCACCGGAGAAGTGCGGCTGGGCTCGCCGCACGATGTGACGGAAACCATCCTGCCCAATCTGCTGTCGCACGTCTCAACGGCTTTCCCGGGTTTGCGCGTGGCGATTCATGTGGGGCGCAGTCCGCAACTGCTGGAGTCGCTTCGGCGCGGCGAGATCGACATGACGATTGCGGCGGCCCAGGCACCCGACCTGCAGGGGCTGACCTTGCGCACATCGCCGATCGTGTGGATGTGTGCGCCTTCGTACCGCCATGATGCGACACAGCCACTTCCCCTTATCGTCGCCGACGAAATCAGCTTCTTCCGCCAACTCGCCATCGAGCATCTCGACCGTGCCAACGTACCGTGGCGCATCACCTACACGTCTCCCACCATGGTCGGCGTACGCGCGGCAGTGCGCGCGGGGCTTGGGGTGACGGCGCGCTCGGTGGAAATGCTAGGCCATGATTTGCGGATGTTGGGCGACGAGGCCGCCCTGCCCCGTCTGCCGGATGTGAGCTTCCGTCTCTATGTCGGGTCCCACACGACCAACCCGCTGGTGCCCCAGTTGTTCGACTCGCTCATCAACCGTAGCCTGTGA
- a CDS encoding Ldh family oxidoreductase: MTDASNEKPGDVRVDPVRAQALAAAVYRSVGVPEEEAALAADTLVQADLWGHQSHGLLRLAWYVARLRSGAMKPVTHLSLAVDAGAVAVLDGADGVGPVVARRAVEEATRRAHLHGVGAVSVRNSNHFGTCMYYTRMGAAKGCITMLMSNAGPNMAPWGGLKAKIGTNPWSIAAPAGRHGAVVMDMANSGVARGKIYLANKRREPIPSHWAIDRQGNPTTDPKAALEGFILPMAGHKGYVMGVMVDVLSGVLSGSQFLDGVHGPYDPVNRSGAGHFMLALNVQAFQPLVEFNERMEAYIDSLKDVPVAAGHRQVFYPGEMEMQAESEQRSRGLLLPADTLAEVLRVAEEAGLPEPDLAWRS, from the coding sequence ATGACGGATGCCTCCAACGAAAAACCCGGTGACGTGCGCGTCGATCCTGTGCGGGCACAGGCGCTTGCGGCAGCGGTGTATCGCAGCGTTGGCGTGCCAGAGGAGGAAGCCGCACTCGCCGCGGACACGCTGGTGCAGGCGGACCTGTGGGGCCATCAGTCGCATGGCTTGCTGCGGCTGGCTTGGTACGTCGCACGTTTGCGCTCGGGTGCCATGAAGCCGGTGACCCATCTCAGCCTGGCGGTGGATGCCGGTGCGGTGGCCGTTCTGGACGGCGCAGATGGTGTGGGACCTGTCGTGGCGCGCCGTGCGGTCGAGGAGGCCACGCGTCGCGCGCACCTGCACGGCGTCGGTGCGGTGTCGGTGCGAAACTCGAACCACTTCGGCACCTGCATGTATTACACGCGCATGGGGGCGGCGAAAGGCTGCATCACCATGCTGATGAGCAATGCCGGCCCGAACATGGCGCCGTGGGGCGGACTGAAGGCCAAGATCGGCACCAACCCCTGGTCCATTGCGGCGCCGGCAGGTCGACACGGCGCCGTGGTGATGGACATGGCCAACTCCGGCGTGGCGCGCGGCAAGATCTATCTGGCCAACAAACGCCGCGAGCCCATTCCCTCGCATTGGGCCATCGACCGGCAAGGCAACCCGACCACAGATCCCAAGGCAGCGCTCGAAGGCTTCATCCTGCCCATGGCTGGCCACAAGGGCTATGTGATGGGCGTCATGGTGGACGTGTTGTCGGGCGTGTTGTCGGGTAGCCAATTCCTGGACGGTGTGCACGGCCCGTACGACCCCGTCAATCGCAGTGGTGCGGGGCACTTCATGCTCGCGTTGAACGTGCAGGCATTCCAGCCGTTGGTGGAGTTCAACGAGCGGATGGAAGCCTACATCGACTCCCTCAAGGACGTGCCCGTGGCTGCGGGCCATCGTCAGGTGTTCTATCCCGGCGAAATGGAAATGCAGGCTGAGAGCGAACAGCGGTCCCGCGGTCTTCTGCTTCCAGCCGACACGCTCGCGGAGGTGCTTCGCGTGGCCGAAGAAGCCGGCCTGCCCGAGCCCGATCTTGCCTGGCGTTCGTAA
- a CDS encoding SMP-30/gluconolactonase/LRE family protein: protein MFAPPRQLTTEIFARVPDALRKPGQLSAERIAAGKGSHETHSQIEGPVFDAQGRLWIVDIAFGRIFRIDAAGDMEVVAEYEGEPNGLTFDAQGDLLIADHQRGLLLRDAGTGRIRTLHSRFRTEGFKGLNDLFRDPSGNLWFTDQGQSGLQDWSGRVYRMSPDGHLTCELDNVPSPNGIAMNPAGTSLYVAATRGNAVWRAMVLPDGALTRVGLFLQLSGGTGPDGLAVDAQGNLFVAHMGLGSVWKFSPSGEPLLRIVSCTGASTSNIALSPDERQLYITESETGTVLVAQLDKG, encoded by the coding sequence ATGTTCGCCCCGCCTCGCCAACTGACCACCGAAATCTTCGCGCGTGTGCCCGACGCGCTGCGCAAACCTGGGCAATTGAGTGCGGAGCGCATTGCCGCGGGCAAAGGTTCACACGAGACGCACTCGCAGATTGAAGGGCCTGTGTTCGATGCGCAAGGCCGGCTGTGGATCGTCGATATCGCGTTTGGCCGCATCTTTCGCATCGATGCCGCTGGCGACATGGAGGTCGTGGCCGAGTATGAGGGCGAACCCAATGGATTGACGTTCGACGCCCAAGGCGACCTGCTGATTGCCGACCATCAGAGAGGCTTGCTGCTGCGCGACGCGGGCACGGGCCGCATTCGCACCTTGCACAGCCGTTTTCGCACCGAAGGGTTCAAAGGCCTCAACGATCTGTTCCGGGATCCGTCGGGCAACCTCTGGTTCACGGACCAAGGCCAAAGTGGTTTGCAGGACTGGAGTGGCCGCGTCTACCGCATGTCACCCGATGGGCATCTCACGTGTGAATTGGACAACGTTCCCAGCCCCAACGGGATTGCGATGAACCCTGCCGGGACGTCGTTGTACGTCGCTGCAACGCGAGGCAATGCGGTGTGGCGTGCCATGGTGCTCCCGGACGGTGCGCTCACCCGCGTTGGCTTGTTCTTGCAACTGTCAGGAGGCACTGGGCCCGACGGGTTGGCTGTCGATGCGCAGGGCAATCTGTTTGTGGCACACATGGGCTTGGGCTCGGTCTGGAAGTTCTCTCCGAGCGGCGAGCCGCTGTTGCGCATCGTGTCTTGCACGGGCGCGTCGACGTCCAATATTGCGTTGAGTCCGGACGAACGCCAGCTCTACATCACCGAATCGGAGACCGGCACGGTGCTCGTGGCGCAGTTAGACAAAGGCTGA
- a CDS encoding alpha/beta fold hydrolase, giving the protein MKTLVREHGVRLAYVLDDHTDPWRDAQTIIFVHGFTENLHAWRCWVPHFSRDYRVVRFDQRGFGQSGAVPVDFNFSTQMLVDDARALIDEVSPNRPVHLVSGKSGGIAAVATAIAHPDRVASLTLTSPALKGPETPGWLEHIDRYGMASWARWTMGDRLGKQMPAAGVDWWVQLMGQTAPSTAHAYLRWVASVDLTQELARIHCPTLIVGNDSRRRGLALFREYLRRLPVGELAVIDEEGYHVAAAAPDACARATREFLVRHPAASAIPGH; this is encoded by the coding sequence ATGAAAACACTGGTTCGAGAGCACGGCGTCAGACTGGCCTATGTGTTGGACGATCACACCGATCCCTGGCGCGACGCGCAGACCATCATCTTCGTTCACGGCTTCACGGAAAACCTGCATGCCTGGCGTTGCTGGGTCCCTCACTTCTCGCGCGACTACCGCGTGGTGCGCTTTGACCAGCGTGGGTTTGGCCAGAGCGGTGCTGTCCCGGTCGATTTCAACTTCAGCACGCAGATGCTGGTGGACGATGCGCGCGCGCTGATCGACGAGGTTTCTCCCAACCGCCCAGTGCATCTCGTCAGTGGCAAGAGCGGTGGCATTGCCGCCGTTGCAACCGCCATTGCCCACCCGGATCGGGTCGCCTCGCTCACGCTGACGAGCCCAGCGCTCAAAGGCCCCGAGACGCCGGGCTGGCTGGAACACATCGATCGGTATGGCATGGCCAGCTGGGCGCGATGGACGATGGGCGATCGGCTGGGCAAGCAAATGCCCGCCGCAGGCGTGGACTGGTGGGTGCAGCTGATGGGCCAGACGGCACCCAGCACCGCGCATGCCTACCTGCGCTGGGTCGCCAGTGTGGACCTGACGCAGGAGCTCGCCCGGATCCATTGTCCGACCCTCATCGTCGGCAACGACTCGCGTCGCCGCGGACTGGCGTTGTTTCGGGAATACCTCCGCCGCCTCCCAGTGGGTGAGCTTGCCGTCATCGATGAGGAGGGCTACCACGTCGCGGCCGCCGCACCCGATGCTTGCGCGCGAGCCACTCGGGAGTTTCTCGTGCGGCATCCGGCCGCCTCGGCCATACCTGGTCATTGA
- a CDS encoding Bug family tripartite tricarboxylate transporter substrate binding protein: MNIRRIFAALASLVLLLAGGVASAAFPDRPIRLVVPSGAGGVTDSLARSLALIMSKNMGQQVYVENRAGASGIIGSQVVATAPPDGYTLLMAFPSHVVNPSLFTKIPYDTVSAFTPVSLVSNVSMVFLVKADSPAKTLEDFIELAKAHPGKLNYASVGAGSLGHLGAEMFNSMAGTRVVHIPYKGSPQATNAMLAGDIDMYLVASASSVMPQIRAGTVRPLGVSIKTRLPVLPDVPTMSESLPGYDVGGWNGILAPAGTPADIVNRLQSEIAKAVNTPEFKEVLTREGASGVASTPAELDRVIKSDIERWAKVLKSAGVKPE; this comes from the coding sequence ATGAACATTCGACGAATCTTTGCCGCGCTTGCCTCATTGGTGCTGTTGCTCGCAGGCGGTGTTGCCAGCGCCGCTTTCCCGGACCGCCCGATCCGTCTTGTCGTGCCGTCTGGCGCAGGCGGCGTGACCGACAGTCTGGCCCGCTCGCTGGCGCTCATCATGAGCAAGAACATGGGGCAACAGGTCTACGTCGAAAACCGAGCCGGTGCCAGCGGCATCATCGGCTCGCAGGTGGTGGCCACGGCGCCTCCCGATGGCTATACCTTGTTGATGGCGTTCCCCTCGCACGTGGTGAATCCCAGTTTGTTCACCAAGATCCCGTATGACACCGTCAGCGCCTTCACGCCCGTCTCTCTGGTGAGCAACGTGTCCATGGTGTTCTTGGTGAAAGCCGACTCTCCCGCGAAAACCCTCGAGGACTTCATCGAATTGGCCAAGGCCCATCCGGGGAAGCTGAATTACGCCAGCGTGGGGGCTGGTAGCCTGGGTCACCTGGGAGCCGAAATGTTCAATTCGATGGCCGGCACGCGCGTCGTGCACATTCCTTACAAGGGCAGTCCCCAAGCCACGAACGCGATGCTCGCGGGTGATATCGACATGTATCTCGTGGCATCGGCCAGCAGCGTGATGCCCCAGATCCGCGCTGGCACCGTGCGCCCGCTCGGTGTCAGCATCAAGACGCGTTTGCCCGTCTTGCCCGATGTGCCCACCATGAGCGAGAGCTTGCCCGGTTACGACGTCGGCGGCTGGAACGGAATTCTTGCCCCGGCTGGCACGCCCGCTGACATCGTCAACCGGCTGCAGAGCGAAATCGCCAAAGCGGTGAACACGCCGGAATTCAAAGAGGTTTTGACGCGCGAAGGCGCCTCGGGGGTTGCCAGCACGCCGGCCGAACTCGATCGCGTGATTAAGTCCGACATTGAGCGCTGGGCCAAGGTGCTCAAGAGCGCGGGCGTCAAGCCAGAGTGA